CACAATCGTTTACGTAAACCGGGTTCTATCGGTGCTTGTTCTTATCCAGCTAAAGTATTCAAAGGAATGCGCATGGGTGGACAAATGGGTGGTGACAGAGTTACCGTTCAAAATTTGCGAGTTTTAAAAGTTATTCCAGAACACAATCTTCTATTGATTAAGGGATCTGTTCCGGGATGCAAAGGTTCAATCGTAATAATTGAGAAATAATGGAAGTTAACGTATATAACATTAAAGGTGAAGACACTGGAAGAAAGGTTACGTTAAATGAATCAATCTTCGGAATTGAGCCTAACGACCACGCTATTTATTTGGATGTAAAGCAATTTATGGCAAATCAGCGTCAGGGAACTCACAAATCAAAAGAAAGAAGTGAACTTTCAGGTAGTACTAGAAAGTTGAAAAAACAAAAAGGTACTGGTGGAGCACGTTCAGGTGATATCAAATCTCCTGTGTTTGTAGGAGGTGCAAGAGTTTTTGGTCCTAGACCAAGAGACTATTTCTTTAAGTTGAATAAGAAAGTTAAGTCTTTAGCAAGAAAATCTGCTTTATCATACAAGGCTCAAGGCAATGGTATTGTAGTAGTAGAAGATTTTTCTTTTGAAGCTCCAAAAACTAAGGAATTTATTGCACTGATAAAAAATCTTAAAGTTTCTGATAAAAACCTGCTTTTCGTTTTATCAGATACAAATAAAAACGTATATTTGTCGGCTCGTAATGTTGAGAGAGCTAAAGTATTAACTGTCGCTGGATTAAATACTTACAATGTATTGAATGCTGGTGCATTAGTGCTTACTGAAAGTTCTCTTTCTGCTATCGACGATATCTTAATGAAAAAGGAGGCTTAAATAATGGGAATTATTATTAAACCGTTAGTTACAGAAAAAATGACTGCTGCATCTGAAAAGTTCAATCGTTTCGGATTTATTGTACGTCCTGAAGCTAACAAATTGGAAATTAAGAGCGCAATCGAAGCTTTGTATAATGTTACAGTTGTAGATGTAAATACAATCCGTTATTCCGGAAAGAACAAAAGCCGTTATACAAAAGCCGGAATGATCAATGGTAGAACAAATGCTTATAAAAAAGCTGTTGTAACATTGAAAGAAGGAGATACTATTGATTTTTATAGCAATATTTAATAAAAATGGCAGTACGTAAATTTAAGCCCACAACACCGGGGCAAAGACATAAAATTATTGGTACTTATGAGGAGATAACTGCATCAGTACCAGAAAAATCTCTTGTGTTTGGTAAGCTTTCTTCTGGTGGTCGTAACAACGAAGGGAAAATGACTATGCGCTACCTTGGCGGTGGTCACAAGAAGAAAATCAGAATTGTTGATTTCAAGAGAAATAAAGATGGTGTTCCGGCAGTAGTAAAAACAATTGAATATGATCCGAATCGTTCGGCTCGTATCGCTTTGTTATTTTATGCCGACGGTGAAAAAAGATATATTATTGCTCCCAATGGATTACAAGTAGGTAATACTCTTATGTCAGGTGAGAATGCAGCGCCAGAGATTGGTAATGCACTTCCTCTACAAAATATCCCTGTTGGTACTGTAATTCACAACATTGAATTACGTCCAGGCCAAGGTGCTGCTTTGGTTAGATCTGCAGGTAATTTTGCTCAGTTGACTTCTAGAGAAGGTAAATACTGTGTTATTAAATTGCCTTCTGGTGAAGTAAGACAAATACTTAGTACATGTAAAGCTACTATTGGTAGTGTTGGTAACTCTGATCATGGATTGGAACGCTCTGGTAAGGCTGGACGCTCTAGATGGTTAGGTCGTCGTCCTCGCAACCGTGGTGTTGTTATGAACCCTGTTGATCACCCAATGGGTGGTGGTGAAGGCCGCGCTTCAGGAGGTCATCCAAGATCTCGTAAGGGATTGTATGCTAAGGGCTTGAAGACTAGAGCTCCAAAGAAGCAATCTTCTAAGTATATTATTGAGAGAAGAAAAAAGTAAACTGATTAATTGAGTAAACTATGAGTCGTTCATTAAAAAAAGGTCCTTATATTAATATTAAGCTTGAATCAAAAGTGCTTGCTATGAATGAGTCAGGCAAAAAAGCTGTTGTTAAGACTTGGGCTAGAGCTTCAATGATTTCGCCTGATTTTGTTGGGCATACAGTTGCAGTTCATAACGGAAATAAATTTATTCCTGTTTACGTTACCGAAAACATGGTTGGACACAAGTTGGGTGAATTTTCTCCAACTCGTACTTTCAGAGGTCATGCCGGTAACAAGAAACGTTAACAGGATATATTAAATCTGAAATAATAAAGTAATAATAAATAATGGGAGCAAGAAAAAAAATATCGGCTGATAAACGAAAAGAAGCCCTTAAAACCATGTATTTTGCTAAATTGCAGAATGTTCCTACTTCACCGCGTAAAATGCGTCTTGTGGCTGATATGATCCGCGGTATGGAAGTGAATAGAGCACTTGGCGTTTTGAAGTTTTCTTCTAAAGAAGCTTCTGCTAGAGTGGAAAAGTTGTTGCGCTCTGCAATTGCTAATTGGGAACAGAAAAACGAACGTAAAGCAGAAAGCGGAGAATTATTTGTAACAACGATTTTTGTTGATTGTGGAGCTACATTGAAAAGAATGAGACCAGCACCACAGGGGAGAGGTTACAGAATTCGCAAACGCTCAAATCACGTGACTTTGTTCGTTGATTCAAAGAGTACTAATGATGATCAAAATTAAGCTAGATGGGACAAAAAGTTAATCCAATAAGTAACCGTTTAGGAATTATCAGAGGATGGGATTCCAATTGGTATGGTGGCAATAATTATGGTGATTCTTTGCTAGAAGATAGCAAGATTCGTAAATATCTTAATGCTAGACTAGCTAAAGCAAGTGTATCAAGAATTGTTATTGAACGTACACTGAAACTTGTTACAATAACTGTTTGTACTGCTCGTCCAGGTATCATCATTGGTAAAGGAGGTCAGGAAGTTGACAAGTTAAAAGAAGAGTTGAAGAAAATTACTGATAAAGATATTCAAATTAATATCTTTGAAGTAAAAAGACCTGAGTTAGATGCTGTAATTGTAGCAAATAACATTGCTCGCCAGGTAGAAGGTAAGATTGCTTACCGTCGTGCTATCAAAATGGCTATCGCAAACACTATGCGTATGGGAGCAGAAGGTATTAAAGTGCAAATTTCAGGACGTTTGAATGGAGCTGAAATGGCTCGTTCTGAAATGTATAAAGAAGGAAGAACTCCGTTACACACTTTTAGAGCAGATATTGACTATTGTCATGCTGAGGCATTGACTAAGGTTGGACTTCTTGGTGTGAAAGTTTGGATTTGTAGAGGTGAGATTTTTGGCAAGAAAGAGCTTGCTCCTAATTTTACTCAAAGCAAAGAAGGAGGCCGTAGCAATGCAGGTAGCAGAGACGGTGGAAAGAACTTCAAAAGAAAGAAAAATAATCGCTAAAACGAATTTGAATTTTAGGAAATTATGTTACAACCGAAAAAGACAAAATTCAGAAGACAACAAAAGGGTCGCATGAAAGGTAATGCCCAAAGAGGCAACCAACTCGCTTTTGGTTCTTTTGGTATCAAAACTTTGCAAAATAAATGGATTACAGGTAGACAAATTGAAGCTGCCCGTATTGCCGTTACTAGATATATGCAACGTCAAGGCCAGATTTGGATCAGAGTATTCCCGGATAAACCAATTACTAAGAAGCCTGCAGAAGTGCGTATGGGTAAGGGTAAAGGTAGTCCAGAAGGATTCGTTGCTCCTGTTACTCCTGGTAGAATTTTAATTGAAGTAGAAGGCGTTTCTTATGAAATCGCCAAAGAAGCGTTGCGTTTAGCAGCTCAAAAACTTCCTGTTACTACCAAGTTTATAGTAAGACGTGATTATGATACTCAAAATCAAAATGCATAGTGTTTATGAAAATTGCAGAAATTAGAGAAATAAATACCAAAGAACTGGTAGAAAGAATTGAGGCAGAAGTAGCCAATTATAATCAAGTGGTGTTGAACCATTCTATCTCCCCTTTGGATAATCCTGCACAAATAAAACAATTACGCAGGATGATTGCGCGTATGAAATCTGAATTACGCCAAAGAGAACTTAACAATAAATAATGGGTTTGATGGAAGCTAGAAATTTAAGAAAAGAAAGAACTGGGGTTGTTCTTAGCAACAAGATGGATAAAACTATTACTGTTGCTTCAAAGTTTAAAGAAAAACACCCCATTTATGGTAAGTTCGTTAGTAAAACGAAGAAATACCATGCTCATGATGAGAAAAATGATTGTAACATTGGTGACACTGTTACAATCGCAGAAACTCGTCCTTTGAGTAAGACAAAGAGATGGAGATTAGTTGAAATAATCGAAAGAGCTAAGTAATTATGATACAATCAGAATCCAGACTTACAGTATGTGACAACAGTGGAGCTAAAGAAGTTCTGTGCATCCGTGTGTTGGGTGGTACAGGGCGTCGTTATGCTTCTGTTGGGGATGTTATTGTAGTTTCAGTAAAAAGCGTTATCCCCGCAAGTGATATTAAAAAAGGTGCAGTGTCTAAAGCTTTGATCGTACGTACGAAAAAAGAAATCCGTCGTGCTGATGGTTCGTACATACGTTTTGATGATAATGCTTGTGTTTTGTTAAACAACGCAGGTGAAATTAGGGGAAGTAGAATCTTTGGACCGGTTGCGAGAGAACTTCGTGCTGCAAACATGAAAGTAGTATCATTAGCACCAGAGGTACTTTAATTTTGTAAAAGATTTAAGTAATGAGTAAATTACATATTAAAAAAGGCGATACAGTTTTAGTCAATGCTGGCGAAGACAAAGGTAAAACTGGCCGTGTGTTGCAAGTTCTTGTGAAAAAAGAACGTGCAATTGTTGAAGGCATGAATTTGGTATCTAAAAGTACTAAACCAAATGCAAAGAACCCTCAAGGTGGTATTGTAAAGCAGGAAGCTTCTATACATATCTCTAACTTAAACCTTGTTGATCCGAAGAGTGGAAAAGCAACACGTGTTGGGAGAAAAGAAAGTTCTGATGGAACTTTAGTGCGTTATTCTAAAAAATCAGGAGAGGAGATTAAGTAATGAGTAATACTGCTAGCCTTAAGAAAGAATATGCAGAGCGTATTGCGCCTGCATTGAAAGAACAATTTCAATATAGTTCTGCTATGCAAGTTCCAGTTCTTAAAAAGATCGTAATCAATCAAGGTTTAGGATCTGCTGTAGCTGACAAGAAAATTATTGAAGTTGCAATTAATGAGATGACTGCAATTACAGGTCAAAAAGCTGTAGCTACAATTTCTCGTAAGGATATTGCGAACTTTAAGTTACGTAAAAAGATGCCTATCGGTGTGATGGTAACTTTACGTCGTGAGAGAATGTATGAGTTTCTTGAAAAGTTGGTTCGCGTGGCTTTGCCTCGTATTCGTGACTTTAAAGGAATCGAAAGTAAATTTGATGGTAGAGGAAACTATACTTTAGGTATTCAGGAACAAATTATTTTCCCTGAAATTAACATTGATAGTATCACTAAGATTCTTGGTATGAACATAACTTTCGTTACTTCTGCTCAGTCAGATGAAGAAGGATACGCTTTATTAAAAGAATTTGGTTTACCTTTTAAAAACTCTAAAAAAGACTAATATATTATGGCAAAAGAATCAATGAAAGCTCGCGAAGTAAAGAGAGCAAAACTTGTAGCCAAATATGCTGAAAAAAGAGCTCAGTTGAAGAAAGACGGTGATTATGATGCATTACAGGCTTTGCCTAAAAATGCATCACCTGTTCGTTTACACAATCGTTGTAAATTAACTGGTCGTCCAAAGGGCTATATTCGTCAGTTTGGTATTTCAAGAATTCAATTTCGTGAAATGGCATCTAATGGTCTTATTCCCGGAGTTAAAAAAGCAAGCTGGTAAATTATTTTTTAAATATTGTCAGGAGGTTCCTGATTAATTTAATTTTTTTTATATGACTGATCCAATAGCAGATTATTTAACGAGGTTGAGAAACGCAATCGGTGCTAAGCACAGAGTTGTAGAAATTCCTGCCTCAAATCTTAAAAAGGAAATTACTAAAATACTTTTTGAGAAGGGCTACATCCTTAATTATAAGTTTGTAGAAGAAGGACCTCAAGGCACTATTAAAGTAGCCTTGAAGTATGATTCCGTTAACAAAGTAAACGCGATCAAGAAATTGGCAAGAATATCTTCTCCTGGTTTACGTAAGTATACAGGTTATAAAGATATGCCACGTGTTATTAATGGTTTGGGTATTGCTATAATATCTACTTCCAAAGGTGTAATGACAAACAAAGAGGCTGCTGAGCTTAAAATTGGCGGTGAGGTCTTGTGTTATGTATATTAATTAGGAGGAAAAAGCAATGTCTAGAATAGGAAAATTACCCATTAGTATCCCTGCAGGAGTATCTGTTACTCTTAAAGAGAATGTGGTTACAGTAAAAGGACCAAAGGGAGAATTAAGTCAATATGTAAATCCACTAATTACAGTGGAGGTTGCTGATAATCAAATCGTATTAACTCGTAAGAGCGACGAAAAACAAGAAAGAGCTTTTCATGGTCTTTATCGTTCTTTGATTAATAATATGGTTGTTGGTGTTTCTGAAGGTTACAAGAAAGAGTTAGAGTTAGTTGGTGTTGGTTTCCGTGCTACGGCTACTGGAAATATCATTGAATTCTCTCTAGGTTATTCACATAATATATTCTTGCAATTACCTGCAGAAATTAAAGTTGAAACAAAGTCTGAAAGAAACAAGAATCCTCTTATTCTTTTAGAATCTTGTGACAAGCAGTTAATAGGTCAAGTTTGTTCAAAAATACGTTCTTTCCGTAAACCAGAACCATATAAAGGTAAAGGTATTAGATTTGTTGGAGAAGAAATTCGCAGAAAGTCGGGCAAATCTGCCGGTGCTAAGTAATTTACATAAATTTGTATAATCATGACAACAAAAATAGAAAGAAGAACTAAAATTAAATACAGTGTACGTAATAAGATATCTGGTACTACTGGACGTCCACGTATGAGTGTATTTAGAAGTAACAAACAAATCTATGTTCAAAT
This genomic interval from uncultured Bacteroides sp. contains the following:
- the rplD gene encoding 50S ribosomal protein L4, with protein sequence MEVNVYNIKGEDTGRKVTLNESIFGIEPNDHAIYLDVKQFMANQRQGTHKSKERSELSGSTRKLKKQKGTGGARSGDIKSPVFVGGARVFGPRPRDYFFKLNKKVKSLARKSALSYKAQGNGIVVVEDFSFEAPKTKEFIALIKNLKVSDKNLLFVLSDTNKNVYLSARNVERAKVLTVAGLNTYNVLNAGALVLTESSLSAIDDILMKKEA
- the rplW gene encoding 50S ribosomal protein L23; protein product: MGIIIKPLVTEKMTAASEKFNRFGFIVRPEANKLEIKSAIEALYNVTVVDVNTIRYSGKNKSRYTKAGMINGRTNAYKKAVVTLKEGDTIDFYSNI
- the rplB gene encoding 50S ribosomal protein L2, which produces MAVRKFKPTTPGQRHKIIGTYEEITASVPEKSLVFGKLSSGGRNNEGKMTMRYLGGGHKKKIRIVDFKRNKDGVPAVVKTIEYDPNRSARIALLFYADGEKRYIIAPNGLQVGNTLMSGENAAPEIGNALPLQNIPVGTVIHNIELRPGQGAALVRSAGNFAQLTSREGKYCVIKLPSGEVRQILSTCKATIGSVGNSDHGLERSGKAGRSRWLGRRPRNRGVVMNPVDHPMGGGEGRASGGHPRSRKGLYAKGLKTRAPKKQSSKYIIERRKK
- the rpsS gene encoding 30S ribosomal protein S19, encoding MSRSLKKGPYINIKLESKVLAMNESGKKAVVKTWARASMISPDFVGHTVAVHNGNKFIPVYVTENMVGHKLGEFSPTRTFRGHAGNKKR
- the rplV gene encoding 50S ribosomal protein L22, whose translation is MGARKKISADKRKEALKTMYFAKLQNVPTSPRKMRLVADMIRGMEVNRALGVLKFSSKEASARVEKLLRSAIANWEQKNERKAESGELFVTTIFVDCGATLKRMRPAPQGRGYRIRKRSNHVTLFVDSKSTNDDQN
- the rpsC gene encoding 30S ribosomal protein S3, with protein sequence MGQKVNPISNRLGIIRGWDSNWYGGNNYGDSLLEDSKIRKYLNARLAKASVSRIVIERTLKLVTITVCTARPGIIIGKGGQEVDKLKEELKKITDKDIQINIFEVKRPELDAVIVANNIARQVEGKIAYRRAIKMAIANTMRMGAEGIKVQISGRLNGAEMARSEMYKEGRTPLHTFRADIDYCHAEALTKVGLLGVKVWICRGEIFGKKELAPNFTQSKEGGRSNAGSRDGGKNFKRKKNNR
- the rplP gene encoding 50S ribosomal protein L16, which translates into the protein MLQPKKTKFRRQQKGRMKGNAQRGNQLAFGSFGIKTLQNKWITGRQIEAARIAVTRYMQRQGQIWIRVFPDKPITKKPAEVRMGKGKGSPEGFVAPVTPGRILIEVEGVSYEIAKEALRLAAQKLPVTTKFIVRRDYDTQNQNA
- the rpmC gene encoding 50S ribosomal protein L29; this translates as MKIAEIREINTKELVERIEAEVANYNQVVLNHSISPLDNPAQIKQLRRMIARMKSELRQRELNNK
- the rpsQ gene encoding 30S ribosomal protein S17 — translated: MEARNLRKERTGVVLSNKMDKTITVASKFKEKHPIYGKFVSKTKKYHAHDEKNDCNIGDTVTIAETRPLSKTKRWRLVEIIERAK
- the rplN gene encoding 50S ribosomal protein L14; the protein is MIQSESRLTVCDNSGAKEVLCIRVLGGTGRRYASVGDVIVVSVKSVIPASDIKKGAVSKALIVRTKKEIRRADGSYIRFDDNACVLLNNAGEIRGSRIFGPVARELRAANMKVVSLAPEVL
- the rplX gene encoding 50S ribosomal protein L24, coding for MSKLHIKKGDTVLVNAGEDKGKTGRVLQVLVKKERAIVEGMNLVSKSTKPNAKNPQGGIVKQEASIHISNLNLVDPKSGKATRVGRKESSDGTLVRYSKKSGEEIK
- the rplE gene encoding 50S ribosomal protein L5, with protein sequence MSNTASLKKEYAERIAPALKEQFQYSSAMQVPVLKKIVINQGLGSAVADKKIIEVAINEMTAITGQKAVATISRKDIANFKLRKKMPIGVMVTLRRERMYEFLEKLVRVALPRIRDFKGIESKFDGRGNYTLGIQEQIIFPEINIDSITKILGMNITFVTSAQSDEEGYALLKEFGLPFKNSKKD
- the rpsN gene encoding 30S ribosomal protein S14, with product MAKESMKAREVKRAKLVAKYAEKRAQLKKDGDYDALQALPKNASPVRLHNRCKLTGRPKGYIRQFGISRIQFREMASNGLIPGVKKASW
- the rpsH gene encoding 30S ribosomal protein S8, which codes for MTDPIADYLTRLRNAIGAKHRVVEIPASNLKKEITKILFEKGYILNYKFVEEGPQGTIKVALKYDSVNKVNAIKKLARISSPGLRKYTGYKDMPRVINGLGIAIISTSKGVMTNKEAAELKIGGEVLCYVY
- the rplF gene encoding 50S ribosomal protein L6, whose translation is MSRIGKLPISIPAGVSVTLKENVVTVKGPKGELSQYVNPLITVEVADNQIVLTRKSDEKQERAFHGLYRSLINNMVVGVSEGYKKELELVGVGFRATATGNIIEFSLGYSHNIFLQLPAEIKVETKSERNKNPLILLESCDKQLIGQVCSKIRSFRKPEPYKGKGIRFVGEEIRRKSGKSAGAK